One part of the Lepeophtheirus salmonis chromosome 14, UVic_Lsal_1.4, whole genome shotgun sequence genome encodes these proteins:
- the LOC121129819 gene encoding clotting factor B produces MLVITGYLDLREILDRSHVHKVKKIYIHSDYKEWSLLQSIVAENDISILELFSPLKLSVDPEIGVACLPIPNENVSSINFRMGKDFVTILGYGTTNNGARSCCLRYAKDLRSMGWRNCKKRLFRDFHFSSVIKYLTDKTMNSNSVCSIGNEKHKATSCIGDSGGGMYFLEDDRYVLMGVTSYGKVSHAMCDYQSPFVSANIRVYIDWILKIIHGDNFEIQE; encoded by the exons ATGTTAG TCATTACTGGATATTTGGATCTTAGGGAAATACTTGACAGGAGCCATGTTCAcaaggtgaaaaaaatatatattcatagtgATTATAAGGAATGGTCCCTCCTCCAATCTATTGTGGCTGAGAATGACATCTCCATTTTGGAGCTGTTTTCTCCTTTAAAACTATCAG tagATCCGGAAATTGGTGTGGCGTGTTTGCCCATTCCGAATGAGAATGTCTCAAGTATAAACTTTA gGATGGGAAAGGACTTTGTGACGATTCTAGGGTATGGAACGACGAATAATGGAGCTAGAT CTTGTTGTCTACGATATGCCAAGGATCTTCGATCGATGGGTTGGAGAAACTGTAAGAAACGTTTGTTTAGAGATTTCCACTTCTCTTCCGTT ATTAAATATTTGACAGACAAAACCATGAATTCAAACTCTGTTTGCTCCATTGGCAATGAAAAACATAAGGCAACGTCTTGTATT GGTGATAGTGGAGGTGGAATGTACTTTTTAGAAGATGACAGATATGTTCTTATGGGAGTGACTTCTTATGGAAAGGTATCTCATGCCATGTGTGATTATCAATCACCTTTTGTAAGTGCGAATATCAGAGTGTATATTGATTGGATATTGAAGATTATTCACGgagataattttgaaatacaagagtaa